The nucleotide window AATAAAAGTAAAAAAAACAACACAAAAAGCTATTAAAATCCCATTTATTCCAACTTCTTGAAGATTTTGAAAAGTAAGTCTAAATCCATATAAAATAATCCCAAATCTTAAAATATATTTTGTAGAAAAAATTATTCCACTTTGCCAAGGATTTGGAAGTTTATGTTTTAAAGTATTTGCATAAAAAATTCCAAGAATAATACCAATAATAAGAGGACTAATTCCTAATTTTTTAAAAAATTCAGCTTCTGCTATAATTGTTGCAATTAATGCAAAAATTCCTACAAATAAAACACCATAAAAAGTATTTATAATACTTTTATTATTAGTTTTCATAATAAAACTCCTTTAATTGTAGAAGTATAACTCTAATCTTTTAATTTGTAAAATATATTATTTTTAATATAATGATTAATATTTTTAATAAGGAAAAATATGACATTAAAAGAGTTAAATTTTTTTTATAAATTAAGTGAAAATCCTCAAGTTACACAAGTTGCAAGTGAATTAAATATAAGTCAATCAGCAATCTCTTTAGCTATAAAATCACTTGAAAGTAGCCTAGATGAACAACTTTTTGATAGAATTGGTAAAAAGCTGATATTAAACGAAAAAGGAAAATATTTTAAAGAAAAAACTCTTTCTCATTATCTAGCACTTATTGATGCAACAACTATTTTTCAAGAAAATAAGCTAGCTGGAAATATAAAAATAGCTGCAAGTAAAACTATTTCAAACTATATTATGCCAAATGTCTATTATGATTTTTTATCAAAATATAAAGATGTAAAACTAGATATATTGACAATAAACTCAAGTAAAATCATAGAAAATATTTTAAAATCCCAACTTGATATTGGACTTATTGAAGTAGATACACAAAATAGTAGCTTAATAAAAGAAAAATTAGGAAATGATGAATTAATAGTTGTTACAAGTGATAAAAACTACAAAAAAGAAGCTTTTATTGATACAATTGAGAAAAAATGGATTTTAAGGGAAATTGGAAGTGGAACAAGAGAAATATTTATACATAAAATTGGTGAAATTGCAAAAGAATTAAACATTTTTATGCAACTTCAAGATTTTGAAGAGATAAAAACAATTGTTTTAAATAATCCTGATACAGTAACAGCAATTTCAAAAGTAATTGTTCAAAAAGAGTTAGAAGAAAAAAAACTCTTCGAAATAAAACTAAAAAATTTAGAGTTAAAAAGAGAGTTTTATTTGATTTATCATAAAGAAAAATCTAAAAATCTACTCTTTGAAACTTTTATATCTTTTATAAAAGAACAATTTAGAAATCAAATTTAATCATTTTTATTAGAGATACAAATTTGATTTCTTCCACTATTTTTTGCTTTATACAATGCCAAATCTACTTGAATCAATAAATCATCTATATTTGTACATTTGCAAGCAGATGTAATACCAAAAGAAGCTGCAAAATTAAAAGAAATTTCTTCATTTACAATAATTTTTTCATTTAAAATTGCTGTTTGTAATCTTTTTGCAACATTTAAAGCTTCTGAAATATTAGTTTGAGGTAAAATGATAGCAAATTCTTCTCCACCTATACGCCCAATTAAATCAACATCCCTTAAAATCAATCGACTAATTTTTGCTAAATTCTGAAGAACTAAATCTCCTATACTATGCCCATATTTGTCATTTATTTGTTTAAAATGATCAATATCAAACATTATCAAAGAGAGTTCACCACCATATCTATGATAACGAGATAATTCAAGTTCTGCTTGTTCTATAAAATATCTTCGATTAGGTAAATCTGTAAGATAGTCAAAATATGCTCTATGCTCAAGTTCTAATCTTGTATTTCTATTTTCTATTGCAATAGAAGCTAAGTTTGCAGCAAAATTAATACGTTCCATATCACTAGAATTTGGAATTGAAGGTTTTGAGTGATAAATTGCAAATGTACCTAATAATTTACCAGTTGAAGACATAATTGGTTCAGACCAACAAGATGCTAATCCAGCACGTAAAGCTAAACTTTTATATGGTTGCCAATATTTATGTGTGCTTATATCATCTGCAATTACACGTGTTTTAAGATAAGCAGCAGAACCACAAGAACCAACTCCTTCTGCAATTTTAACGCCATTTACAGCTTTATTATAAAAATCAGGTAAATTTGGTGCAGCACCTAAAATCAAACGTTTTTCATCTTTATCAAGTAATAAAACGCTACAAAAAGAACCAGGATCTTCATATTCCATATTTTTAACGATTGTATTTAAAATATCTGATAAAGATGTATTTTTAGCTACCATTTCTAACATGGAGTCATGTATATGATTTCTTAGTTCACTTTTCCAATGTTGAGTTATATCATTAAAATTAACAAGTCTTTTATTTCCAATCCATGACACTCTTACAAATACCCGTCGTTCACTTCCATCTTTACATCTTATTGTAACTTCTAAATCAGGGACTAAAATTCCCGTTTGTTTAGAAATAACAACTTCTTTATGCCAAGGTTCAATTACCTCTTTTTTATATTTTATATCAGGATAAGCTTTTTCATACCAAACTTGAACAGTAGGTATATCATCAATCGTATAACCAAAAAGTTTTATAAATTGATGGTTAAGATATTTTATATTACCATCTTCATCTGACCAAGCAATACCAATTGGAGAGAAATCTAAAATATTTTTTAACTCACTTTTTTCTTCTGTGCTTTTATTTAAATTATCTTCTAATTTTGTTTCTCGAAATTTAAGTAAAGCATTATTTGCAAGCATTTTAGCCATTTGAACAATACAATTCATTAAAGACTCTATTTGCTCTTTTTTAATAATAGGAATACTATTTATTGCTTCAAGATATTTGATTTTATCGTAATTAAATTTTTCTGCTTGTTGTGTAAAAAATATCTTATTTGGAGTCTTATCTAAAAATTCTCCTAAAATAAGAGTTGCTAAATGATGATTTTCTACAACTATTGGAGTTGAATAATACATAAGTCCATTTTTACAAAAAGAGTAAGGTTTTTTTCCATCAATAAACTCTTTTAATAAATCACTCTCAAAATTAGTTTTATAAAACTGAGAACAAGCTTTTGTTAAACCAAATTGAGAAATGATTTTATTACCTGAATCAAGTAGAGTATTTGGAATTTTAGTCGCTTTATAAAAACTTTCAAGTAACTGCTTAAAATCAACAATATCAATTAAATCACTGAATTTATAATCTTCAATACTAATTTGTACACTCACGTCTAAAATTCCTATTTTATGTTATAGGATATATTGTAGTATATTCTTTCTTTTACTTATCTTCCATAATATGAAATTAAAGAAGCTTTAGCAAGCGTATGAGAATTTAGATAAAATCCCACAAGTGCAGGATTTGCATTTTTATCTAATCCTAAAGTTTCTATATCAAGTGCATGTACAGTAAATACATATCTATGTGCTTTATCTCCAACAGGAGGACAAGCACCACCAAAACCACTTTTACCATAATCAGTTATACTTTGGATTGCATTTTTTGATTCACTATTTCCAAAACCAGTTGGTAATGTAAATTTATCTTTTGATATATCAAAAACTATCCAATGCCACCATCCAGAACCAGTTGGTGCATCAGGATCATAAGCAGTAATTGCAAAAGATTTTGTACCCTTTGGAGCATCTTTCCATGAAAGTTCAGGAGATATATTTTCTCCTGTACATCCAAAACCATTAAATACTTGTTTTGATGTTAATTGTCCTTGTAAATCAGAACTACTTAATGTAAAATTTTGTGCAAAAATCATACTTACACTAAAAAATATTGATAATGCTATTTTTTTCATAATTTTCTCCTTTTAATTTTCATAGTATATATTATTAAAAAAAATTATTCTATTAGAAAAACTTCAATTTTTGTTGTTTTTTATCTGTTTTGGAGTGATTTTATACTCTTTTTTAAAGCTCTGTATAAACCAAGAGATATTATCAAATCCGCAAGTCTGACACACTTCTGTAACATTATAATTTGTTGTTTCAAGTAATAATTTCGCTTTTTCAAGTCTTTTTTTATTTTGCCATTTTTTTGGAGTTATTCCAAAAGTATCTTTAAATTTATTTCTAAAAGCCAAATCTGTAATTTGAAACTCTTTTTCAATTTTTGTTTTAAAATAGAATCTAGAGCTCATTTATCACCCTATTTCTACCAGTTTCTTTTGCAAGATAGAGCATTTTATCAGCTTTTTTATAAATATCATCAATATCTATAATATTTTTTGAATAATCACTAAATAAGCCCATTGATACAGTTATATATTTACTAACAATGCTACTTTTATGTTCTATTTTTAGATTTTCAATATTTTCTAGAATCATTTTGGCGAATTGAAAAGCCTTTTCTTGATTTTTTGACTTAAATAATATTCCAAACTCTTCACCACCTAATCTAAAACAATAATCATCAGATCTTGAACTATAATCTTTTAAAGCTGTTGCAACTTTTTTCAAAACATTATCACCCATCAAATGTCCATAAGTATCATTATATTGTTTAAAGTAATCAACATCTATTATTAAAAAAGAAATAAAATGATTTTCTCGTTTTGCACTATTTATAAATTTTTGAGAAAAATCATTAAAGTATCGTTGATTATAAAGATTAGTTAATCCATCTGTAATTGATATTTCTTCAATAATTTTTTTATCTGTAATATCTTGTTTTATAGATATATAGCCAATTTTATTATTAAATTCATCAAATTTTGGAGTTATTTTTATATGTATCCAATAATCTGTTCCATCTTTTGCTCTATCTTTTATCTCTCCTTCCCATATCTTATTTGAACTTATTGTTTTCCATAACTCTTTATAAACTTCACTACTCATATCTGGATGTCTTACAATATTTTGATTTTTACCTATCAATTCCTCTCTTGAATATTTACTAATACGACAAAAAGCATTTGAAACATCAGTTATGTATCCTCTTAAATCGGTTGAAGAAGAGATAATATTTTCATCAATTAACTCATTGAAACTTTTTAGTCTTTTTTCAATTTCTTCTCTTTTTCTTATCTCTTTTGTAAGTTTTAAATTTGCATTTATAAAAATAAATAGAATTATTCCAAATAAAAAAATTGTTCCTAAAACCCATAAAACAATCTGTTTATAATCCATCTTTTCTTCAACTTTAATTGAAGTATATTTATTAAAAATCATTTGTTTATCTTCACTAGAAACGTTATTTATCACTTTATTAAAAATATTAGTTAATAAAGGTTCATCATATCTTGTTCCAATAGATAAATCTAAGGTTTCATCAAATTTTCCACTAATTTTTAATTGTGTTACATATTTATTTTGTATCATATAAGCAACTGTAGTCAAAGTATCTATAAAACCGTATAACTCTTTTGATTTAACTCTATTTAATCCATCTTCTATATCTTTTACTTCAACAATATTAAGATTTGGATATTTCTCTTTTAAAATCTCAATAAAAGCATAATCCTTTACAATTCCAACTTTTTTATTTCCAATATCCAAAATATTAGAGATAAAAATCTCATCATTTCTAGTTACAACAACTAAAGGTGATTGTAAATAAGGTTTTGTAAAATTTAAAAATTTTTTACGTTTTTCAGAGACAATAAGTAAAGATAAAAAATCACATTTTTTATTTTCAATAAAAGATAAAGACTCACTCCAATTTGTTGTTGGTACAAATTTAAAAGGAATGCTCAACTCTTCTTGAAAAATTTTAAAATAATCTGCTGTAATTCCAATATGTTTTGATTCAATATTTTTTTCAAAAGGCATCCAATTTGGGTCAATACAATAAGTAATCTCTTTTTTATTTTTTATAAAATTCAACTCTTCTTTTGTTAAATTAAGATGATTTTCAAACTCATCAAAAATAAAATCTTTTACATTTAAGTTTTTATTATCTAATCCATAATCTTTATATAAATCAGAGATATATTTAAAACGTCCTTTATCAAGCGTACCTAAAGGAACATTTTTTATATCAATCATTTTTTGAATAACATCTGCTTCAAACATAAGATGCTCAATAGATTTTTTAGCACTATATTTATTATAAATTAGTTGAACTATTTCTTCTTTATGATTTAGGGCATATTCCCAACCTTTTAATGTTGCTCTTTTGAACTTTTCAACTCTTAAAGGATGATTTATAGCTTCTTCTTTATTTGTAAATAGCATATCTCCATAAAAATCAAATCCATAAAAAATAGGATCTATGACATTTATATCTATATCTTTTTCTTTGAAATAAAAAGGCTCATTACTTAAATATGCAGAAGTTAAATCTATCTGTTTTGTTATTAATTTTAAATAATCATCACTCTTTCTTTCTGGTAAAAAGTTTGGTTTAATTCCTAATTTTTTTAACATTGCTAATATTGTAAAACTATCTGTGCTATTTGCATAAATTGAAATATTTTTATTATTTAAATCATAAGGAGAATCTATTCCACTATTTTTCAATGAAATTAGTACATTTGCAGAGTGTTGAAAAATAGGAGCAACTATAACAACTGGTTCATTTGTAATCTTATACAAGAATAAAGCAGAATCTGCAACTCCATATTGAGATTCACCTTTTATTACTTGTTCTATATTATTAAATTTTAAATCTCTTTCTTTTATCTCAACATCTAAACCAACTTCATCATAAAAACCTTTTTCTTTTGCAGCATAATATCCAGCAAATTGAAATTGATGAAACCATTTTAGTTGTAAAGTTACTTTTTCTTGAGAATAAACAAATGTAAATAATAAAATTATTAATAATATTTTAGATTTAAAAACATTTTTAATTATTCCCATATTTTAAACCTTTATAGATAAAATTTTAAATCTTTATTAAATTATTATATCTAAAGGTTTAAATAATAAGTAATTATTTTGTTTAATAAATAAACTGATTTAATCTAACAATTTATAAATCTCTTTTATTTCTATATCTAACAATTCAAACTCACCAATTTTCAAATCTTCAATCATATGTTTTGTTGATGTTGTACCATTTAAAGGCGTTATATTTATATGATTTAAAAATCTATAAAAAATCTCAGCAACACCTCGTTGATATTTTTGTGATAAAGTTTGTAAAATCGCACTTGTCAAAATATCTGGATTTGCAGTTAAAGACCAAAAACTCTCGTATTTTATTTCATTTTGATTACAAAAAGCTCTTATTTCTTTGTCATATCCACTTTGAGCATAAAATCGATTTTGCACTATTGATGGTTTTATTCTTGCATTGTTATAAATGTAAACTAAAACATCTAAATCATAACAATTACTAATTCCTAAATACCCTACTTCACCAGCATCAACAAATCCTTCCATTTTTTGCCAAACTTTTTGAAGTTTACTTCTAGGATAAACTGGTGAATGTAAAATATAAGCATCTATAAAATTTGTTTTTAGATTTTTTTTAGAAGTTTCAAAAGATTTTTCCACTTGAATTTCTATTTCATCACTTTCTAAATATGGCATATTATTTTTATCTTGCCCATCAATTGGAGTAAATTTTGTTTGAATAAATAAATCTTCTCTTTTTACAACTCCATTATCATAAGCTTTTTGTAAACCAAAGCCAACTAAATCTTCTCGATAATGTCTTGGTTGACAAGCTGTATCAACAGCTCTAAATCCTTGTTTTAAAGCTTCAAAAACTAAAGCAGTTGTATTTTCTTTTTTCCAAGCTGTTCCATAAATCATATTTGGTATTTTCATAATATTTTCTCACTTCTGTTTTAATAGAATCATTGTAGCAAATGTTGATATGATAATCCCTATAAAAACATTAGAATTTATAGTCTGTTTTTCTATTATAAAAGATAAAATAGCAACCATTGCAGGACTTAGATATACATAAGCCATCAGTTTTTTTGGACCTAAAATAATAGAACTTTTTTGATATAAATATAGAGTTACAATTGTTGTTCCAATAACTAAATAAGCCATCCAATAAAACAAATCACCTTTTATTTTTTCCCAACCAAAAGGTATATTTAAAACCTGCATAGTAAGAAACATCCAAAAACATCCACCAATTAGTGTTGTAAAAACTAACACTAAAAGAATATCTCCTTTTTTATGTAAAAGTTTCAAAAATATCGAATACAAAGCCATAGAAGTTGAAGCAAGTAAAAATATAATATCTCCTTCATTTAAAGAAAAACCTAAAAACAATTCAATATCAGCTTTAAATACAACTATACAAGTACCAATAATTCCTATAAAATATATAAAAAGTTGTTTTAAATTCATTTTTTCTTTAAAAAAGAATATACATAAAATCGCGGTCATTAAAGGAACTAAGGTATATAAAGTTCCTGTATTTAAAGCTGTTGTTGTCTCCAAAGCTTTGAACATTCCAATAAAATATAAAGAATAAAATAATCCTATAATCATAGCTCTTGGAAAAGTTGAAATAATCTTTTTTCTATACTCTTTTTTTATCAAAACAATTGGAGCTAAAATAATAGCTGCTAAAACAAATCTATATAAAGTCAAAGAAATAGAATCTATAACGCCTGAAAGTTTAGCAGATGCAATAAAAGATCCAGCTATTAAAAATGTTGCAAATAACACATATAAATGTGCTTTTAATTTCTCTTCCAAAAAAAATCCTTTTAAAATAAATTCTTATAATATTAATGAAATATACAATTAAAGTCATTTACATATGTTGATTTTTAGAAGATTACTGTATATTTATTAACTTATTACCTAAAAAAGTATAAAATTTATACAAGAAAGCAAGGACGACCTTGCCACTTCATTTCATAGAGGACGGCCTCAAATTATAAAAAAGGAATTTTTATGAGTTGGGTCACACTTGTTATTGCTGGAATTTTTGAAATATTTTGGGCAATAGGTCTTAAATATACAGATGGTTTTTCAAAATTAATCCCAAGTTTATTTACAATATTTGCAATGCTGATTAGTATTTGGTTATTAAGTATTTCTTTAAAAACTCTTCCTTTAGGAACTGCTTATGCTGTTTGGGTAGGAATAGGAACTGTTGGAACTGTAATAGCTGGAATAATTTTATTTAATGATTCTGTAAATATTATAAGAATTATAAGTATTTTACTTATTATATTAGGTATTATCGGACTTAAATTTACAACTTCTTAAAATATAAAAGTATTTCAAAAGAAATACTTTTACATATGTTGATTAGAAAGCTTTATTTATTCAACTTTTTTCTAATTCTGCTCAACTGAGTTGGAGTTATACCTAAATGATTTGCAATATGATGTAAAGCGATTCTATTTTCTATATTTGGATTATTTCTTACAAAATTTTCATATCTAGTTGTTGCATCATCAAGGATTAAAGATATTTCATTTTTTTCTTTTACTATTACCCAATTTTTTTCTAAATAATTTATATAAAAAGTTTTAAATTCATTATATTTATCTATCAACTCTTTGTATTTATCATAATCTATAAAAATAAGTGTGCAATCTTCCAAAGCATCAATATTTAAATATGAATCTTCTTTTGTAAGAAGTGATACTTTTGAAGCTGAAAAGTAGTTTTCACTAAAAAGATTTTTTGTATAAATTTCACCATTTTCACCTAAATAATAAGTTCGTAAAATTCCTTTACAGATAAAATAGATATATTTTGCTTTAGAATAATTATCAAGTAAAATTTCTCCTTTTTTTATCTCTTTTAGAAAAGTAATATTTTTTAATCTTTCAAAATTTCCATCATCAAAATCAA belongs to Arcobacter defluvii and includes:
- a CDS encoding LysR substrate-binding domain-containing protein, producing MTLKELNFFYKLSENPQVTQVASELNISQSAISLAIKSLESSLDEQLFDRIGKKLILNEKGKYFKEKTLSHYLALIDATTIFQENKLAGNIKIAASKTISNYIMPNVYYDFLSKYKDVKLDILTINSSKIIENILKSQLDIGLIEVDTQNSSLIKEKLGNDELIVVTSDKNYKKEAFIDTIEKKWILREIGSGTREIFIHKIGEIAKELNIFMQLQDFEEIKTIVLNNPDTVTAISKVIVQKELEEKKLFEIKLKNLELKREFYLIYHKEKSKNLLFETFISFIKEQFRNQI
- a CDS encoding diguanylate cyclase: MSVQISIEDYKFSDLIDIVDFKQLLESFYKATKIPNTLLDSGNKIISQFGLTKACSQFYKTNFESDLLKEFIDGKKPYSFCKNGLMYYSTPIVVENHHLATLILGEFLDKTPNKIFFTQQAEKFNYDKIKYLEAINSIPIIKKEQIESLMNCIVQMAKMLANNALLKFRETKLEDNLNKSTEEKSELKNILDFSPIGIAWSDEDGNIKYLNHQFIKLFGYTIDDIPTVQVWYEKAYPDIKYKKEVIEPWHKEVVISKQTGILVPDLEVTIRCKDGSERRVFVRVSWIGNKRLVNFNDITQHWKSELRNHIHDSMLEMVAKNTSLSDILNTIVKNMEYEDPGSFCSVLLLDKDEKRLILGAAPNLPDFYNKAVNGVKIAEGVGSCGSAAYLKTRVIADDISTHKYWQPYKSLALRAGLASCWSEPIMSSTGKLLGTFAIYHSKPSIPNSSDMERINFAANLASIAIENRNTRLELEHRAYFDYLTDLPNRRYFIEQAELELSRYHRYGGELSLIMFDIDHFKQINDKYGHSIGDLVLQNLAKISRLILRDVDLIGRIGGEEFAIILPQTNISEALNVAKRLQTAILNEKIIVNEEISFNFAASFGITSACKCTNIDDLLIQVDLALYKAKNSGRNQICISNKND
- a CDS encoding YbhB/YbcL family Raf kinase inhibitor-like protein — translated: MKKIALSIFFSVSMIFAQNFTLSSSDLQGQLTSKQVFNGFGCTGENISPELSWKDAPKGTKSFAITAYDPDAPTGSGWWHWIVFDISKDKFTLPTGFGNSESKNAIQSITDYGKSGFGGACPPVGDKAHRYVFTVHALDIETLGLDKNANPALVGFYLNSHTLAKASLISYYGR
- a CDS encoding helix-turn-helix transcriptional regulator, which gives rise to MSSRFYFKTKIEKEFQITDLAFRNKFKDTFGITPKKWQNKKRLEKAKLLLETTNYNVTEVCQTCGFDNISWFIQSFKKEYKITPKQIKNNKN
- a CDS encoding diguanylate cyclase codes for the protein MGIIKNVFKSKILLIILLFTFVYSQEKVTLQLKWFHQFQFAGYYAAKEKGFYDEVGLDVEIKERDLKFNNIEQVIKGESQYGVADSALFLYKITNEPVVIVAPIFQHSANVLISLKNSGIDSPYDLNNKNISIYANSTDSFTILAMLKKLGIKPNFLPERKSDDYLKLITKQIDLTSAYLSNEPFYFKEKDIDINVIDPIFYGFDFYGDMLFTNKEEAINHPLRVEKFKRATLKGWEYALNHKEEIVQLIYNKYSAKKSIEHLMFEADVIQKMIDIKNVPLGTLDKGRFKYISDLYKDYGLDNKNLNVKDFIFDEFENHLNLTKEELNFIKNKKEITYCIDPNWMPFEKNIESKHIGITADYFKIFQEELSIPFKFVPTTNWSESLSFIENKKCDFLSLLIVSEKRKKFLNFTKPYLQSPLVVVTRNDEIFISNILDIGNKKVGIVKDYAFIEILKEKYPNLNIVEVKDIEDGLNRVKSKELYGFIDTLTTVAYMIQNKYVTQLKISGKFDETLDLSIGTRYDEPLLTNIFNKVINNVSSEDKQMIFNKYTSIKVEEKMDYKQIVLWVLGTIFLFGIILFIFINANLKLTKEIRKREEIEKRLKSFNELIDENIISSSTDLRGYITDVSNAFCRISKYSREELIGKNQNIVRHPDMSSEVYKELWKTISSNKIWEGEIKDRAKDGTDYWIHIKITPKFDEFNNKIGYISIKQDITDKKIIEEISITDGLTNLYNQRYFNDFSQKFINSAKRENHFISFLIIDVDYFKQYNDTYGHLMGDNVLKKVATALKDYSSRSDDYCFRLGGEEFGILFKSKNQEKAFQFAKMILENIENLKIEHKSSIVSKYITVSMGLFSDYSKNIIDIDDIYKKADKMLYLAKETGRNRVINEL
- a CDS encoding aldo/keto reductase family protein — translated: MKIPNMIYGTAWKKENTTALVFEALKQGFRAVDTACQPRHYREDLVGFGLQKAYDNGVVKREDLFIQTKFTPIDGQDKNNMPYLESDEIEIQVEKSFETSKKNLKTNFIDAYILHSPVYPRSKLQKVWQKMEGFVDAGEVGYLGISNCYDLDVLVYIYNNARIKPSIVQNRFYAQSGYDKEIRAFCNQNEIKYESFWSLTANPDILTSAILQTLSQKYQRGVAEIFYRFLNHINITPLNGTTSTKHMIEDLKIGEFELLDIEIKEIYKLLD
- a CDS encoding DMT family transporter encodes the protein MEEKLKAHLYVLFATFLIAGSFIASAKLSGVIDSISLTLYRFVLAAIILAPIVLIKKEYRKKIISTFPRAMIIGLFYSLYFIGMFKALETTTALNTGTLYTLVPLMTAILCIFFFKEKMNLKQLFIYFIGIIGTCIVVFKADIELFLGFSLNEGDIIFLLASTSMALYSIFLKLLHKKGDILLVLVFTTLIGGCFWMFLTMQVLNIPFGWEKIKGDLFYWMAYLVIGTTIVTLYLYQKSSIILGPKKLMAYVYLSPAMVAILSFIIEKQTINSNVFIGIIISTFATMILLKQK
- the sugE gene encoding quaternary ammonium compound efflux SMR transporter SugE codes for the protein MSWVTLVIAGIFEIFWAIGLKYTDGFSKLIPSLFTIFAMLISIWLLSISLKTLPLGTAYAVWVGIGTVGTVIAGIILFNDSVNIIRIISILLIILGIIGLKFTTS
- a CDS encoding Crp/Fnr family transcriptional regulator is translated as MIESYYNQLRESCKKYFDFDDGNFERLKNITFLKEIKKGEILLDNYSKAKYIYFICKGILRTYYLGENGEIYTKNLFSENYFSASKVSLLTKEDSYLNIDALEDCTLIFIDYDKYKELIDKYNEFKTFYINYLEKNWVIVKEKNEISLILDDATTRYENFVRNNPNIENRIALHHIANHLGITPTQLSRIRKKLNK